The window GAGAAGGGTGAAGCAGTCAACCGCACCGAGGCAATCGCCTCCGTCGGCTCCGCCGCAATGGATAACGAGGAATGCTGGATTTACCAGAGCTTCCTCAGATCACTCGGCCTGGTGTTCATAGAACATCAGGCGCGGATTTGACACAGCGCAACTGTAGCGGCTCTGGCAGAGTCGTTCGGACGCGGTGCGATGACCAACCACTGGATCGACCTCAAGAACAGTGATTGCATTCTGATAATGGGCAGCAACGCTGCCGAAAACCACCCCATTTCCTTCAAATGGGTGCTGAAGGCCAAGGACAAGGGCGCAACCCTTATCCATGTGGACCCCCGCTTCACGCGTACTTCGGCCAAGTGCGACATGTACGCCCCCATCCGCTCCGGTGCGGACATTCCGTTCCTCGGCGGCATGATCAAGTACATTCTCGACAACGAGATGTACTTCAAGGACTACATCGTCAACTACACCAACGCCGGCTTCATCGTCGGCAAGGACTACAAGTTCAAGAACGGTCTGTTCTCCGGATTCGACCCCAAGAAGGGCTCCTACGACAAGACGAAATGGAACTTCGAACTGGATGAGAACGGCGTACCCAAGCGTGACGTCACACTGAAGAATCCGCGTTGCGTCTTCAACCTGATGAAGGAGCACTACAAGCGTTACACGGTGGACAAGGTTTCCTCCATCACCGGTACGCCCAAGGAAGACATCCTGAAGGTCTACAAGGCATTCGCCGCCACGGGCAAGAAGGACAAGTCCGGTACCATCATGTATGCCATGGGCTGGACCCAGCATACCGTGGGCGTGCAGAACATCCGCGCCATGTCTATGATCCAGCTTCTGCTTGGCAACATCGGCGTGGCGGGCGGCGGCGTGAACGCACTGCGCGGCGAATCCAACGTGCAGGGTTCCACCGACCAGTGTCTGCTCGTGCACATCATCCCCGGCTACATGGCCACCCCCAGTTCCAAGTGGCCCACCCTTGTGGAATACAACAAGGGCAACACCCCGGCTTCCAAAGATCCCATGTCCGCAAACTGGTGGGGCAACAAGCCCAAGTACATCGCCAGCCTTCTCAAGGCCATGTACCCCGGCGCCACACTTGAAGACGGCTACAACTGGATGCCCAAGCTGGACGGCCACAAGCCCATGACCAACTACTACTGGCTGTCGCTCTTCGACAAGATGTCCCACGGCCAGTTCAAGGGCTTCTTCGCATGGGGGCAGAACCCCGCCTGCGGTGGCGCCAACGCCAACAAGACTCGCGAAGCCATGGGCAAGCTGGACTGGATGGTGAACGTAAACATCTTCGACAACGAAACCGCTTCGTTCTGGAAGGGTCCCAACATGGAACCCGGCAAGATCAAGACGGAAGTATTCTTCCTGCCCTGCGCGGTTTCCATTGAAAAAGAAGGTTCCGTCACCAACTCGGGCCGCTGGATGCAATGGCGTTACGCAGGTCCCAAGCCCTTTGCCGCAACCAAGCCCGACGGCGACATCATCCTTGAGCTGATGGAAAAGATCCGTGAACTCTACCGCATGGAAGGCGGCACTTTCCCCTTCCCCATCACCGGCCTGAACACCGGCGACTGGCAGAACGACCACGGTCATTTCGATCCGCACAAGGTAGCCAAGCTCATCAACGGCTACTTCCTGAAGGACAAAGAAATCAAGGGCAAGCTCTACAAGAAGGGCGAGCAGGTTCCCAGCTTCGCCTTCCTGCAGGACGACGGCTCCACCTGTTCCGGCAACTGGCTCTACTGCGGTTCCTACACGGAAAAGGGCAACATGGCCGCCCGCCGCGACAAGACGCAGACCGCCGAACAGGAAAAGGTTGGCCTCTATCCCAACTGGGCATGGTGCTGGCCGGTAAACCGCCGCATTCTGTACAACAGAGCCTCTGTTGACCCCAAGGGCGTACCCTACGCACCAGAAAAGGCCGTCATCAGCTGGAAGGACGGCAAGTGGATAGGCGACGTGCCGGACGGCGGCTGGGACCCGGGCACCAAGCATCCCTTCATCATGCAGAAGCATGGCTACGGCCAGATATTCGGCCCCGGCCGTCAGGAAGGCCCCTTCCCCGAGCACTACGAGCCGCTTGAGTGCCCCGTGCTGGAGAACCCCTTCTCACCGCAGCTGCATAACCCCACCGCGTTCAAGGTCGCAGGTGAAGACCGCGCAGTATGTGACCCGCGCTTCCCGTTCGTCGGCACCACCTACCGCGTGACCGAACACTGGCAGACCGGTCTCATGACCCGCTTCCAAGACTGGCTCATTGAAGCGGAACCCCAGCTCTTCTGTGAAATCAGCGAAGAACTGGCCGCCCTGCGCGGCATTGAAAACGGCGAGCACGTCAAGGTCTCCAGCCTGCGCGGCGAGCTCGACTGCGTAGCCATCGTGACCAAGCGTATCAGACCCTTCAAGGTGCTTGGCAACGAAATACACATGGTCGGTCTGCCCTGGCATTACGGCTGGGTAACCCCCAAGAACGGCGGAGATTCCGCCAACCTCCTCACTCCCTCCGTGGGCGACCCGAACACCGGTATTCCGGAGACCAAGGCGTTCATGGTTGACGTGAGAAAAAAGCAGGGAGCGTAAGCCATGGCTAAGAAGTTCTTCATCGACCTTACCCGTTGCACGGCATGCCGAGGCTGTCAGATTGCCTGCAAGCAGTGGCACAAGCTCCCCGCAGAGGAAACCATCAACTGGGGCTCGCACCAGAACCCCCGCGACCTCTCGTTCATCACCTACAAGCTGGTGCGCTTCACGGAGATCATGAAAGACGGCAAGGTGGACTGGCTGTTCTTCCCCGAGCAGTGCCGCCACTGTACCGAACCGCCCTGCAAGGGGCAGGCGGATCTGGATGACGAACGCGCAGTGCTCAAGGATGAACTGACCGGCGCCATCATCTTCACCGAGTACACCAAGCTGGTAGACGGTCAGGGCGTACGCGAAGCCTGCCCGTATGACATTCCGCGCCTTGATCCCGAGTCCAAGATGCTCTCCAAGTGCGACATGTGTCTGGACAGAGTGCACAACGGCATGAAGCCCGCGTGTGTCCTTTCCTGCCCCACGGGAACCATGAGCTTCGGAGAAGAGGATGAGATGATGGCTCTGGCAGAAGAGCGCCTTGCCATTGTCAAGAAGCGGTATCCCAAGGCCGTTCTGGGCGATCCCCACGACGTGCGCGTTGTATACCTCTTCCAGGAGGATCCTGCGGAGTACTTTGAGAAGGCCGTTGCCGATGCTAGCCCGCAGCTCATGAACCGCAAGCAGATGTTTGCACGCATCATGGGCAGGCAGAACCGTAAGGCGTAACTGCCATACGGTGACCACAACCTGAAACTCTCCGGCGGGCTTCTTCTCTCAACGGAGGAAGTCCGCCGGACTTGTTTTGCTGCCCTCCCGTTTCCCGCACAGGGCAGCACCGCACGGCGCACAGACCTGCCGGTTGTGCACCGAGAATGAAATGTATTGTTCGTGCTGTTACACCCGACAGCACTGCACCTCCGATTCTCTCGGAGACTCATCCCTGCCGCCTGCGTTTCACCCGACGCAGGCGGTTTGGGTTGAATGAGCACCCTGTAATTTGATTATTATTCGCCAACTGATCTTGATCGGCAAAGCATATCTGGTAGTCTTACTATATGGTTTTCTGTCACACCTCTGCGGGAGAGTCGCATGACCAGAAGAACACATAACAAACGAGGATTAACGCAAAACTTTTATATAGTAAAAGGACTTGCGACAGAAGAAGCGCAGCAGGCAGAACAATTGCGTGCTCCCAAATCCAAAAACCTTTACATAGTGAAAACCGATGAGGAAACAATCCATAAATATGCCGATACGATATACGACTTCGTAGACAACACCGGAATTTTCCTCCTCATAACCACCGACCGTAATTTTTACACCACGTTTAAAGCCGCCCTATCTTATGATCTAGGCCTTGAACCGGAATTCATACGGCTGATTCACGACATAAAACGCGGAGCGGAGCTAGTACACCTCTGCGCCAGCCGCGGACTTACCCCCATGATATTTCTCCAGCGCACTATAGACTGCGAATTAACTCTGTCATTTCTGCAGTTCATGAAGGCTACCTTTCCTAAGTTTCCCATCATTCTGATCTCTCACGGCGTGGACAAGCATAGGCTCTACCAGTTCTACGAAGAGGGGGTAGACAGCTGCCTTGCCATTCCTACCTGTGCCAACGAGGTAATCAAGAAAATTGCGAGCACCATAAAACCGCAGAACGAAATCCAGCTCCTGCTCAATGAGGGTAACGGAATGCTTGCCGACAGGCTGTTTGAAGACGCCATAGAAGTAGCAAACACCATCCTGTTGCAACTCCCGAACAACAGTGCGGCACACATACTCAAAGGAGACGCACTCAAGGGGCTCATGAAAAGAATTGAAGCCCTGGAGTCATACGAAAAAGCTGAAAAATGTTGCCAGAACATCATTGAACCATGCCAACGCATTGCCACCATACACCTTGAGGACGGCAACTGGGACAATGCACTGAAGTATCTAAAAATACTAGATAAATCCGCGCCGCTTAACTACAATAGAAAAATCAAGATTGCACAGATTTACATGGAAAACGGCACGCCGGATGCGGCCCAGTCCTATTTTGATGCGGCCATCAGAGCTGCAAAATCCGAAGCACTGAATAATGTTGGCGAAATGATCATGAATATCGCCGACATTGTACTTGATCACGACCCCATTCTCGCGGCGGCCTATTACAGGCAGAGCCTCAGAACCATAAAGGGCACCAACAGCCCTCTGGCCATGAACACGTATAACCGGCTCGGCATATCGCTCAGAAAGCAGGGGCTTTGGAGCGAAGCGGTTGAAGCCTACTCTGAAGCGGCACGCTTTGCCCCCAAGGATGAGAACATCCAGTACAATATGGCGCTGGCCTTTGCTGAAGGCGGAGATTTCGAATCGGCAAGCGGACGGCTTGCCAACGCCCTGAAGCTGAACCCGGAACTGTGCAAAAACAGACCGGAGACAGCCCTCGCAATGGGGCAAATATTCGCAAAAGCCAATCAGACAAAGGTTGCCCTGTTCTGTCTTGAATGCATACCTGAAGACAACGCCTTATACGGCGCAGCGGCAACACTGGCCCAGCAGCTTACCTCCGAGAGGACATAAGCCCTTTCTGCCAATCGGCTTCCACCCTGTTCCTCCGGGACTCCTATCGGCATTCATAGTTATCAACGTCTCTCCAATCCTGCATATCGCCTTTGTCTTCGGGCATATTCCGCACTTCCCTTGCAGCCCGAAACAATGCTAGTCTCCTGCGTACACCCACAGGAGAAGATACATGAAAGCTGTCGGCATTGTCGGCTACAAGAAATCAGGCAAGACCACTCTCACGGCAAAACTGGCCGAAGCCCTTGAGGCCCGCGGCCACAGAATCGCCATTGCCAAATTCACCCACCACGGTCTGGACAAGGACGGCACGGACACCGCCACTTTTGCGGGCCCCAACCGCACTGTCATCGGGCTCGGCCCCGAGGAAACAGCCATTTTCTGGGGAGAGAAGCGTTACCTCATTGACCTGCTGCCTCTCGCGCAGGCGGACATTCTGCTGGTGGAAGGTGGTAAGGACCTCACGTGGCTTCCGCGCATTCTATGCCTGAAGTCCGCATCGGAAGCAGAAGACCTCGACAGAGGCCTTGCCTTGGCAACCTATGGCGACGTGGCCGCCCCCTATCTCAAATCATACCGTCAAGATACTCTGGACAAGCTTGCCGCGCTGGTTGAAGAACGGGCCTTCCTGCTACCCGGGCTGGACTGCGGTGCCTGCAACGCCGGAACCTGCGAAGGCGTTGCCAAGTCCATTGTCAAAGGCAAAGGCGTGATACGCGATTGCAAGAGCGTTAACACCGAAGGCTTTTCCATTA is drawn from Desulfovibrio mangrovi and contains these coding sequences:
- the fdnG gene encoding formate dehydrogenase-N subunit alpha — translated: MSVSRRQFLKLTAGAATASAFGGLGLSLSPTVAQAQLLKLHWAKQTTSVCCYCAVGCGLIVHTAKDGQGRAINVEGDPDHPINEGALCAKGASIWQLAENDRRPATPMYRAPYSNEWKPVSWEWAYEQIAKRVKQTRDESFQLKNEKGEAVNRTEAIASVGSAAMDNEECWIYQSFLRSLGLVFIEHQARIUHSATVAALAESFGRGAMTNHWIDLKNSDCILIMGSNAAENHPISFKWVLKAKDKGATLIHVDPRFTRTSAKCDMYAPIRSGADIPFLGGMIKYILDNEMYFKDYIVNYTNAGFIVGKDYKFKNGLFSGFDPKKGSYDKTKWNFELDENGVPKRDVTLKNPRCVFNLMKEHYKRYTVDKVSSITGTPKEDILKVYKAFAATGKKDKSGTIMYAMGWTQHTVGVQNIRAMSMIQLLLGNIGVAGGGVNALRGESNVQGSTDQCLLVHIIPGYMATPSSKWPTLVEYNKGNTPASKDPMSANWWGNKPKYIASLLKAMYPGATLEDGYNWMPKLDGHKPMTNYYWLSLFDKMSHGQFKGFFAWGQNPACGGANANKTREAMGKLDWMVNVNIFDNETASFWKGPNMEPGKIKTEVFFLPCAVSIEKEGSVTNSGRWMQWRYAGPKPFAATKPDGDIILELMEKIRELYRMEGGTFPFPITGLNTGDWQNDHGHFDPHKVAKLINGYFLKDKEIKGKLYKKGEQVPSFAFLQDDGSTCSGNWLYCGSYTEKGNMAARRDKTQTAEQEKVGLYPNWAWCWPVNRRILYNRASVDPKGVPYAPEKAVISWKDGKWIGDVPDGGWDPGTKHPFIMQKHGYGQIFGPGRQEGPFPEHYEPLECPVLENPFSPQLHNPTAFKVAGEDRAVCDPRFPFVGTTYRVTEHWQTGLMTRFQDWLIEAEPQLFCEISEELAALRGIENGEHVKVSSLRGELDCVAIVTKRIRPFKVLGNEIHMVGLPWHYGWVTPKNGGDSANLLTPSVGDPNTGIPETKAFMVDVRKKQGA
- a CDS encoding 4Fe-4S dicluster domain-containing protein; the encoded protein is MAKKFFIDLTRCTACRGCQIACKQWHKLPAEETINWGSHQNPRDLSFITYKLVRFTEIMKDGKVDWLFFPEQCRHCTEPPCKGQADLDDERAVLKDELTGAIIFTEYTKLVDGQGVREACPYDIPRLDPESKMLSKCDMCLDRVHNGMKPACVLSCPTGTMSFGEEDEMMALAEERLAIVKKRYPKAVLGDPHDVRVVYLFQEDPAEYFEKAVADASPQLMNRKQMFARIMGRQNRKA
- a CDS encoding tetratricopeptide repeat protein: MTRRTHNKRGLTQNFYIVKGLATEEAQQAEQLRAPKSKNLYIVKTDEETIHKYADTIYDFVDNTGIFLLITTDRNFYTTFKAALSYDLGLEPEFIRLIHDIKRGAELVHLCASRGLTPMIFLQRTIDCELTLSFLQFMKATFPKFPIILISHGVDKHRLYQFYEEGVDSCLAIPTCANEVIKKIASTIKPQNEIQLLLNEGNGMLADRLFEDAIEVANTILLQLPNNSAAHILKGDALKGLMKRIEALESYEKAEKCCQNIIEPCQRIATIHLEDGNWDNALKYLKILDKSAPLNYNRKIKIAQIYMENGTPDAAQSYFDAAIRAAKSEALNNVGEMIMNIADIVLDHDPILAAAYYRQSLRTIKGTNSPLAMNTYNRLGISLRKQGLWSEAVEAYSEAARFAPKDENIQYNMALAFAEGGDFESASGRLANALKLNPELCKNRPETALAMGQIFAKANQTKVALFCLECIPEDNALYGAAATLAQQLTSERT